The DNA sequence AGCAGCCCGCAAGCCTGGTCGCCTACCGCCCGAACAAGCCGACCGCCATGGTGGTCGTGGCCGATCCCCGCGTCCGCTCCACCGTCACCCGTCATCTCTGGGCACTCGGCGTACGCGACGTCATCGAGGCCTCGTCCATCGCGGAGGCTCGTCCCCGCATCGGCAACCCCCGCGACATCTGCGTCGCCGACGTCCACCTGCCCGACGGATCCGGCCTCACCCTCCTGTCCGAGACCCGTGCCGCGGGTTGGCCCAACGGCCTCGCCCTCTCCGCCGCCGACGACATCGGCGCCGTTCGCAACGCCCTCGCCGGCGGCGTGAAGGGTTACGTCGTCACCGGCACCCGCACCAACGTCGGGCTCCCCACCCGGCCCGGTGCCGCCCCCATCGGCGCCGCCGCCGCCCGTATGCACCGTCGCCACCCGGGCGCCCCGAGCCACCCGGGCGGCTACCGCGAGCTGTCCGGTCGCGAGGTCGAGGTGCTGCGGCTGGTGGCGGAGGGCCAGTCGAACAAGGCAATCGGCGTCTCGATGGGCCTGTCCGCCCTGACCGTCAAGAGCCACCTCGCCCGCATCGCCCGCAAGCTCGGCACCGGTGACCGCGCCGGAATGGTCGCCGTGGCCCTGCGGACGGGCATCATCCACTGAATCCATGAACGCTTGATCATTCACTGACGTGAACGGGATCGGCCGCTGATCCCGCCCGCGTCCCTCATCTGTCGTGGACCGGAACCTTCACGTGGCTGACTGGTTTACGACCCTCAGGCGCCCGCCGACGGAACGTTCCGTCGGCGGGCGCTGTCCATACACAGATACCCTTGACATGTGACCGACGCCCAAGAGACCGCAGCAGACAGTTCACTGCGAACCACCGGAGGCGCCCCTCCGGAAGACAACGGGTCTTCTGTTACGGAGGCGCCGATCCCTTTGCTGGAGCCCCGCGAGGGCATTCCGCCCGTGATCGCCGACGAGGCCGCGCTCGCTGAAGTGATCGCCGCCTTCGGCGCCGGCTCGGGCCCCGTGGCCGTCGACGCCGAACGCGCGTCCGGATACCGGTACGGCCAGCGCGCCTATCTCGTGCAGCTGCGCCGCGCGGGCGCGGGGTCGGCGCTGATCGACCCCGTGGCCTGTCCCGATCTGTCGGGACTCGGCGAGGCGCTGTCCGGCGTCGAGTGGGTGCTGCACGCGGCCACCCAGGATCTGCCCTGTCTGCGCGAGATAGGCATGGTGCCGACCCTGCTCTTCGACACCGAGCTGGCCGGGCGGCTGGCCGGTTTCCCGAGAGTCGGCCTCGGTGCGATGGTCGAGGGCGTGCTCGGGTTCGTCCTGGAGAAGGGTCACTCGGCCGTCGACTGGTCGACGCGGCCGCTGCCCGAGCCGTGGCTGCGCTATGCGGCGCTGGATGTCGAGCTCCTCGTGGATCTGCGCGACGCGCTGGAGAAGGAGCTGGACCGGCAGGGGAAGCTGGAGTGGGCGCGGCAGGAGTTCGAGGCGATCGCGACAGCGCCGCCTGCGGAGCCGCGCAAGGATCCGTGGCGGCGGACGTCCGGGATGCACAAGGTGCGGCGGCGTCGGCAGCTGGGCGTCGTGCGGGAGCTGTGGGAGACGCGTGACCGTATCGCCCAGAAGCGGGACGTGTCGCCGGGCAAGGTGCTGTCGGACGCGGCCATCGTGGAGGCCGCGCTTTCCCCGCCGGCCAATGTGCACGCCCTCACCGCGCTGAACGGGTTCGGGCATCGCATGGGGCGGCGGCAGCTGGAGCAGTGGCAGGCCGCCGTCGATCGTGCGAAGGCTTTGACCGAGTCGCAGTTGCCGGTGCCGGGGCAGCCCGTCACGGGGCCGCCGCCGCCCCGTGCCTGGGCCGACAAGGACCCTGCTGCCGCGGCTCGGCTCTCCGCGGCTCGGGCCGCCGTGTCCGCGCTGGCCGAGCAGCTCAGCATGCCGCAGGAGAACCTGATCACTCCGGACACCGTGCGGCGGGTCTGCTGGGAGCCGCCGAAGGTCGTCGACGCCGAGTCGGTCGCGGAGGCGCTGGCCGGTTACGGGGCTCGGGCCTGGCAGGTCGAGCAGGTCACGCCGGTGTTGGTTGCCGCCTTGTCCGCCTAGCGGCGCCTCGCCGGAAGACGATCAGCATCGGCAGGATCACCAGCACCGCTCCTGCCGAGATCGCTTCCCGGTGGGCGCCGAACGGGCCCTTCAAGCGGAACAGCGACATCGAGATCACGCCAAGATCCTCGGCGCCTGCGCCGTCCAGCCGGGCCGCCTCGCAGGGGGCCCCTGAATGAACCTCGGCACCCACCCCGCGATGTGACCTTCGCCGCTCCCCCCTCCAGGACTGTGCAGCTACGTTACTCATAAGTAGCATGAGCCTGAGCGCGCGCTCAGCGCTTGCGCAGCGCAGCAGTGCAGATCCCGCACCTCTGGAGGAGAGCCATCGTGCCTCGTACCGTCAGGGACGTCGTCTTCGTCGACGGCGTCCGCACCCCGTTCGGCAAGGCGGGCCCGAAGGGCATCTACCACGAGACCCGCGCCGACGACCTCGTCGTGAAGGCGATCCGGGAGCTGCTGCGCCGCAACCCCGGTCTCGACCCGAAGGAGATCGACGAGGTCGCCATCGCCGCGACCACGCAGATCGGTGACCAGGGCCTCACCCTCGGCCGCACGGCCGGCATCCTCGCGGGCCTCCCGCAGTCGGTGCCCGGCTACTCCATCGACCGCATGTGCGCCGGCGCCCTGACCGCCGTGACGTCCGTCGCCGGTTCGATCGCCTTCGGTGCCTACGACGCCGTCATCGCCGGTGGTGTCGAGCACATGGGCCGCCACCCGATGGGCGAGGGCGTGGACCCCAACCCGCGCTTCGTCAGCGAGAAGCTGGTCGACGAGTCGGCGCTGTTCATGGGCATGACCGCCGAGAACCTGCACGACCGCTACCCGACGATCACCAAGCAGCGCGCCGACGAGTACGCGGTGCGTTCGCAGGAGAAGGCCGCCAAGGCGTACGCCAACGGCAAGATCCAGCAGGACCTGGTGCCGGTCTCCGTGCGCCGGACCAACGCCGAGGCCGGTGAGACGGGCTGGGGCCTGGTCACCGCCGACGAGCCGATGCGTCCGGGTACGACCCTGGAGAGCCTGTCCGGCCTCAAGACGCCGTTCCGCGTCCACGGCCGGGTCACCGCCGGTAACGCGGCCGGTCTGAACGACGGCGCCACCGCCTCGATCATCGCGAGCGAGGACTTCGCCCGCGAGAACAACCTGCCGGTGAAGATGCGCCTGGTCTCGTACGCCTTCGCGGGCGTCGAGCCCGAGGTCATGGGCTACGGCCCGATCCCGGCGACCGAGAAGGCCCTCGCCAAGGCCGGCCTGTCGATCGATGACATCAACCTCTTCGAGATCAACGAGGCCTTCGCCGTCCAGGTGCTCGCCTTCCTGGAGCACTACGGCATCGCCGACGACGACGCGCGCGTCAACCAGTACGGCGGCGCCATCGCCTACGGCCACCCGCTCGCCTCCTCCGGCGTCCGTCTGATGACGCAGCTGGCCCGCCAGTTCGAGGAGCAGCCGGAGGTCCGCTACGGCCTCACCACCATGTGCGTCGGCTTCGGCATGGGCGCCACGGTGATCTGGGAGAACCCGCACCACAAGGACGCCGGAGGCGACAAGTGAGCACCGCTGAGCTTCTCAAGGGAGCGGCCGAGCTGTTCCCCGACGAGGTCGTGACGTCCGCGCACGTACGCCACCTCGACCTGCCGTTCGGCGCCGGGCGCTTCGCGCTCATCACGCTGGACAACGGCTTCGACCACACCAAGCCGACCACCTTCGGCCCGCAGTCGCTGGCCAACCTGGACATCGCCATCGACCAGGTCGAGGCGGAGGCCGCGGCCGGCGACATCGTCGGCGTCGGCATCACCGGCAAGCCGTTCATCTTCGCCGTCGGCGCCGACCTCAAGGGCGTCGAGCTCCTCAAGGAGCACAAGGACGCGCTCGCCATCGGCAAGGGCGGCCACGAGGTCTTCAAGCGCCTCGCCGGTATCGCCGTCCCGACCTTCGCGTACTACAACGGCGCCGCGATGGGCGGTGGCGTCGAGGTCGGTCTGCACTGCAAGTACCGGACCGTCTCCAAGGCGCTCCCGGCCTTCTCGCTCCCCGAGGTCTTCCTCGGCCTGGTTCCCGGCTGGGGCGGCTGCACGATCCTGCCGAACCTGATCGGCGCCGAGAAGGCCGTCTCGGTGATCATCGAGAACAGCCTCAACCAGAACAAGCAGCTCAAGGGCCAGCAGGTCTTCGACCTGGGCATCGCCGACGCCATCTTCGAGGGCGCCGACTTCCTGGAGCAGTCGCTGATCTGGACCGCCCAGGTGGTGAAGGGCGACGTCGAGGTCGAGCGTCCGGTGATCGACCGCGGTGAGGCCTGGGACCAGGCCGTCGCCAAGGGCCGTTTCATCGCGGACTCCAAGGTGCACGGGGCCGCTCCGGCCGCCTACCGCGCCCTCGACATCATCGCCGCCGCCAAGAACGGCGACCTCCAGCAGGGCTACGACGCCGAGGACAAGGCGCTCGCCGACCTGATCATGGGTGGCGAACTGCGCTCCGGCATCTACGCCTTCAACCTGGTGCAGAAGCGCGGCAAGCGCCCGGCCGGCGCCCCGGACAAGAACCTGGCGCGCCCGGTCACCAAGGTCGGTGTGGTCGGCGCGGGCCTGATGGCCTCGCAGCTGGCGCTGCTCTTCCTGCGCCGCCTGGAGGTCCCGGTCGTCCTCACGGACATCGACCAGGAGCGCGTCGACAAGGGTGTGGGCTACGTCCACGCCGAGATCGAGAAGCTGCTCGGCAAGGGCCGTATCAACCAGGACAAGGCCAACCGCCTCAAGGCCCTGGTCAGCGGTGTGCTGGACAAGGCCGAGGGCTTCGCGGACGCGGACTTCATCATCGAGGCCGTGTTCGAGGAGATCGGCGTCAAGCAGCAGGTGTTCGCGGAGGTCGAGGCGGTCGCCCCGGCGCACGCGATCTTCGCCACCAACACCTCGTCGCTCTCGGTCTCCGAGATGGCGTCGAAGCTGAAGAACCCCGAGCGGGTCGTCGGCTTCCACTTCTTCAACCCGGTCGCGGTCCTGCCTCTGCTCGAGATCGTCCGCGGCGAGAAGACGGACGACGCCTCCCTGGCCACGGCCTTCGCCGTCGCCAAGAAGCTGAAGAAGACCGCGGTCCTGACGAAGGACGCCCCGGCGTTCGTCGTGAACCGCATCCTCACCCGCTTCATGGGCGAGATCCAGAACGTCATCGACGAGGGCACCCCGGTCGAGGTCGCCGAGAAGGCCATCGAGCCGCTCGGCCTGCCGATGTCCCCGCTGGTGCTGCTGGAGCTGGTCGGTCCCGCGATCGGTCTGCACGTCTCCGAGACCCTCAACCGGTCCTTCCCCGACCGCTTCACGGTCTCCCCGAACCTCGCGGCCGTCGTCAAGGCGGGCAAGCGCGGCTTCTACGTGTACGACAGCGGGAAGCCGGAGCTGGACCCGGAGGTCGCCGCGCTGCTGAAGCAGGGCGACACCGTCCTCACCGAGGAGCAGGTCCGCGAGCGCGTCCTCGACGCCGTCGCCCAGGAGATCGGGCTCATGCTCGACGAGGGCGTCGTCGCCGAGGCCCAGGACATCGACCTGTGCCTGATCACGGGCGCCGGGTGGCCCTTCCACCTGGGCGGCATCACGCCGTACCTGGACCGCGAGGGTGTCTCCGAGCGCGTGAACGGCAAGAAGTTCCTGGCGCCGGGCGTGGCGTCGGTTCCGGCGTAACACGACTCGTACGCCAGTAAGGGCCCCTGCTCAGGCAGGGGCCCTTTCGCGTCGGTGGGGGTCCTTCGCGTGGGTGGAGGGCCTGTTGCGTGAGTGGGAGTCGTTCGCGTGAGCGGCGCGGGCCGGAACTCCCGGGGAGTCAGACCTCTCGCCAGGCCTCCAGCGCCAGCCCCGGCTCCTCCTTGCGTCGGGTCATCAGCAGCTGCCCGGTCGACGGGGACATCGTGGCCGCCACGACCCGCTCGTCCTCGTCCAGCGCCAGCGCCACCACCGCGTCCGCCGCGAGCTGCGGTCCGGACTCCGTCCACCACGCCCCCGCCGACTCCTGCTCCGTCGGATACGCGGCGAAGGCGACGCGCCCGCTCGCCGAGCGCTGGGCGAGCAACGTGCAGTCGTGGCCGTCGAGTTCGCAGCGGATCACGGAGACCGCGCCGGGGCCCGCGGACGCAAGCAGGGTGACCGGCTTGGTGCCGGGGCGCCAGGCGCACAGGTCGCCGGAGTCGTCCGCGTAGAAGAGGGTGGTGTGCTCGGCGGAGGTCGCGAGGGCGCGGAGCGTGCCGGGGCGTACCGGGGTCTCCATCGCCTCCTCCAAGGCCGGGACGGCGCCCGGACTCTCCTGCCGCCAGTGCAGGATGGCTCCGGGTACTGCCGCGTACAGCTCGACGAGCCCGGACTCCCCCGTCACGGCGGCCAGCCGCTCGTCGACCTCACGCCCCTTGAGGTCACGCCACGGGCCCCAGCCGCCGACCGCCTTCTGCCCGAGCATGCTCACTCCGCCCGCCTTGTTGCGGACGAAGACATGGCACCGCCCTTGCGCGTCGACCGTGACGGCGGGCATGCCCGTGCGGTCGCCGGTCCGGTTCGGGTGACCGATGGGGATCCAGTCCAGGGCCGCGAGGCGCGGGCGGAAGTGCGTGGAGTGCACCAGGCCCGCCTCGCCCGGCTTGGTGGGACGCCAGGCGGCCAGATGGGCGTAGCGGTCGGCGCCCTGGCCGACCGCGGGGCCGGGGCGCAGCTTCTGCTCGCCGCCGACCCGACGCGCGGGTTCCCAGGGGCCGCCGGGTCCGAGTTCCGCCCGGCACAGGACGGCGTCGTCGGTCGGCAGATAGACACTGAGGCGGCCGTCGCGGCCGCGGATGAGCCAGTCGCCGTTCACCGGTTCACTCTATTCGGGGGCATGCGGACGGCGTGCCCCGGCCCCGGGCAAGCTGGATCACAGCAACGTCCGCACGAGAACAGGAAGTCGACGTCATGACCGACAAGCTCACCGTGAGCGTCCTGGGCACCGGAATCATGGGCGCCGCGATGGCCCGCAACCTGGTCAAGGCGGGGCACACCGTCCGCGCCTGGAACCGCACCCGCCCCAAGGCCGAGCCCCTGGCCGCCGACGGCGTCCTCGTCACCGACACCCCCGCCGAGGCGGTCCGGGACGCCGACGTCGTCCTGACCATGCTGTACGACGGTCCCGCGACGCTGGACGTCATGCGGGACGCGGCGCCCGCACTGCGCTCAGGTGCCGTCTGGGTGCAGTCGACGACCGCCGGCATCGAGGGGATCGCCGACCTGGCCGCCTTCGCCCGCGAGCACGACCTGGTCTTCTACGACGCCCCGGTGCTCGGCACCCGCCAGCCGGCCGAGGCCGGTCAGCTCACCGTGCTGGCGGCCGGGCCCGTCAAGGGGCGCGAGACGGTGACGCCGGTGTTCGACGCCGTCGGCGCCCGTACGGTATGGACCGGCGAGGACGGCGCGGCCGGTACTGCGACACGGCTGAAGCTGGTCGCCAACAGCTGGGTGCTCGCGGTGACGAACGCGGCCAGTGAGGTGCTGGCGCTGTCCAAGGCGCTCGATGTGGATCCGCAGCGGTTCTTCGAGGTGATCGACGGGGGTCCGCTCGACATGGGGTATCTGCGGGCCAAGACGGGCCTGGTGCTGAACGGCGGGCTGACCCCGGCCCAGTTCGCGGTGTCCACGGCGGCGAAGGACGCGCGGCTCATCGTGGCGGCGGGCGAGCGGCACGGCGTACGCCTGGATGTGGCCGCGGCGAGCGCGGAGCGGTTCGAGCGGGCCGCTGCAC is a window from the Streptomyces sp. NBC_00299 genome containing:
- a CDS encoding response regulator transcription factor, with the protein product MSVLLEQPASLVAYRPNKPTAMVVVADPRVRSTVTRHLWALGVRDVIEASSIAEARPRIGNPRDICVADVHLPDGSGLTLLSETRAAGWPNGLALSAADDIGAVRNALAGGVKGYVVTGTRTNVGLPTRPGAAPIGAAAARMHRRHPGAPSHPGGYRELSGREVEVLRLVAEGQSNKAIGVSMGLSALTVKSHLARIARKLGTGDRAGMVAVALRTGIIH
- a CDS encoding ribonuclease D, encoding MTDAQETAADSSLRTTGGAPPEDNGSSVTEAPIPLLEPREGIPPVIADEAALAEVIAAFGAGSGPVAVDAERASGYRYGQRAYLVQLRRAGAGSALIDPVACPDLSGLGEALSGVEWVLHAATQDLPCLREIGMVPTLLFDTELAGRLAGFPRVGLGAMVEGVLGFVLEKGHSAVDWSTRPLPEPWLRYAALDVELLVDLRDALEKELDRQGKLEWARQEFEAIATAPPAEPRKDPWRRTSGMHKVRRRRQLGVVRELWETRDRIAQKRDVSPGKVLSDAAIVEAALSPPANVHALTALNGFGHRMGRRQLEQWQAAVDRAKALTESQLPVPGQPVTGPPPPRAWADKDPAAAARLSAARAAVSALAEQLSMPQENLITPDTVRRVCWEPPKVVDAESVAEALAGYGARAWQVEQVTPVLVAALSA
- a CDS encoding thiolase family protein, which gives rise to MPRTVRDVVFVDGVRTPFGKAGPKGIYHETRADDLVVKAIRELLRRNPGLDPKEIDEVAIAATTQIGDQGLTLGRTAGILAGLPQSVPGYSIDRMCAGALTAVTSVAGSIAFGAYDAVIAGGVEHMGRHPMGEGVDPNPRFVSEKLVDESALFMGMTAENLHDRYPTITKQRADEYAVRSQEKAAKAYANGKIQQDLVPVSVRRTNAEAGETGWGLVTADEPMRPGTTLESLSGLKTPFRVHGRVTAGNAAGLNDGATASIIASEDFARENNLPVKMRLVSYAFAGVEPEVMGYGPIPATEKALAKAGLSIDDINLFEINEAFAVQVLAFLEHYGIADDDARVNQYGGAIAYGHPLASSGVRLMTQLARQFEEQPEVRYGLTTMCVGFGMGATVIWENPHHKDAGGDK
- a CDS encoding 3-hydroxyacyl-CoA dehydrogenase NAD-binding domain-containing protein, with amino-acid sequence MSTAELLKGAAELFPDEVVTSAHVRHLDLPFGAGRFALITLDNGFDHTKPTTFGPQSLANLDIAIDQVEAEAAAGDIVGVGITGKPFIFAVGADLKGVELLKEHKDALAIGKGGHEVFKRLAGIAVPTFAYYNGAAMGGGVEVGLHCKYRTVSKALPAFSLPEVFLGLVPGWGGCTILPNLIGAEKAVSVIIENSLNQNKQLKGQQVFDLGIADAIFEGADFLEQSLIWTAQVVKGDVEVERPVIDRGEAWDQAVAKGRFIADSKVHGAAPAAYRALDIIAAAKNGDLQQGYDAEDKALADLIMGGELRSGIYAFNLVQKRGKRPAGAPDKNLARPVTKVGVVGAGLMASQLALLFLRRLEVPVVLTDIDQERVDKGVGYVHAEIEKLLGKGRINQDKANRLKALVSGVLDKAEGFADADFIIEAVFEEIGVKQQVFAEVEAVAPAHAIFATNTSSLSVSEMASKLKNPERVVGFHFFNPVAVLPLLEIVRGEKTDDASLATAFAVAKKLKKTAVLTKDAPAFVVNRILTRFMGEIQNVIDEGTPVEVAEKAIEPLGLPMSPLVLLELVGPAIGLHVSETLNRSFPDRFTVSPNLAAVVKAGKRGFYVYDSGKPELDPEVAALLKQGDTVLTEEQVRERVLDAVAQEIGLMLDEGVVAEAQDIDLCLITGAGWPFHLGGITPYLDREGVSERVNGKKFLAPGVASVPA
- a CDS encoding NAD(P)-dependent oxidoreductase is translated as MTDKLTVSVLGTGIMGAAMARNLVKAGHTVRAWNRTRPKAEPLAADGVLVTDTPAEAVRDADVVLTMLYDGPATLDVMRDAAPALRSGAVWVQSTTAGIEGIADLAAFAREHDLVFYDAPVLGTRQPAEAGQLTVLAAGPVKGRETVTPVFDAVGARTVWTGEDGAAGTATRLKLVANSWVLAVTNAASEVLALSKALDVDPQRFFEVIDGGPLDMGYLRAKTGLVLNGGLTPAQFAVSTAAKDARLIVAAGERHGVRLDVAAASAERFERAAAQGHGDEDMAAAYFASFAEDFEADKTSE